In a single window of the Rhodamnia argentea isolate NSW1041297 chromosome 2, ASM2092103v1, whole genome shotgun sequence genome:
- the LOC115738602 gene encoding LOW QUALITY PROTEIN: squamosa promoter-binding-like protein 14 (The sequence of the model RefSeq protein was modified relative to this genomic sequence to represent the inferred CDS: deleted 1 base in 1 codon) has protein sequence MEEVGAQVAAPMYVHSALSTKYCEAPPMAKKRDYLYNQYQPEQIQQQIPRLQDLRDNWNPSSWNWDNVRFVAKPLELEILRPGMAAADHKKKERANGLEKNGAGDEEDENLRLNLGGGLKYVEELVSRPQKRVRSGSPGCNYPMCQVDDCGEDLSNAKDYHRRHKVCELHSKSAKALVGKQMQRFCQQCSRFHPLSEFDEGKRSCRRRLAGHNRRRRKTQAEDVNSRPLVQGNRESTAHDNLDIVNLLASLARIQGKTDERSVNNMSVPDKEHIVKILSKMNSLTLPRDLAARLSTFKNLNGAVVGQTSSKHQDGSNRDMSSPSTMDLLQVFSATLGSSAPNALSALSQGSSQSGDSDRTKLKSPDLSTGAVMQRVTVDLASVGAERSSSSYQSPVEDSDCQIQETRPNLPLQLFSSSPEDDSPPKLATSRRYYSSDSSNPTEERSPLSSPPLVQKLFPMRTLKEAIETEKMSTSTEINGSVELTRNCVHTVPLELFRDSDKGPDCGPYQSSPYQTGYTSSSGSDHSPSSLTLDSQDRTGRIMFKLFDKDPSHFPMALRSQIFSWLSNSPLEMESYIRPGCVVLSIYLSMSSAAWEHLEGNLLQHLQSLVQNLDTDFWRSGRFLVHTGNKLASHNEGKLHLCRYWKTCSPELVSVSPLAIVGGQETSLLLRGRNLDNPGTKIHLTYKGGYISKEVTQVSSQGTLDEITVGAFKIDAGLPNAFSRCFIEVENGFKGNIFPVIVADAKICKELRLLESELEEEPRSRDVSPEEGNQDSGCQGSTRAEILHFLNELGWLFQRNTNSSMLRDPDSSLRRYKYLFIFAVERDCCALVKTLLDISISSYLDGDGQSSEPVGALLEIQLLNRAVRRKCRKMVDLLLHYPISSSKDYCKTYIFTPNMVGPGGITPLHVAACTSGSVDIVNALTNDPQEIGLNSWNSLLDANGQSPYSYAVMRNNLSYNELVSCKLADRKNSQISVIIGNEMEESQPSVVQEPGQRAQSQLSAGSCTRCAVAATKYGRRFPVSHGVLHRPYIHSMLVVAAVCVCVCLIFRGGPQVGNPPFNWEHLGYGAI, from the exons ATGGAGGAGGTAGGAGCTCAAGTTGCAGCTCCTATGTACGTCCACAGTGCTCTTTCCACCAAATACTGTGAAGCTCCTCCTATGGCAAAGAAGCGTGATTATCTTTATAATCAATATCAGCCTGAGCAGATCCAACAGCAGATTCCCCGGCTTCAAGATCTTCGAGACAATTGGAATCCCAGTTCCTGGAATTGGGACAACGTTAGGTTTGTGGCAAAGCCGCTGGAATTGGAGATTTTACGGCCTGGCATGGCGGCAGCCGACCATAAGAAGAAAGAGAGGGCTAATGGGTTGGAAAAGAATGGTGCtggagatgaagaggatgagAACTTGAGGTTGAATCTGGGCGGCGGTTTGAAATATGTGGAGGAGCTGGTGTCGAGGCCCCAAAAAAGGGTTCGGTCTGGGTCACCGGGCTGTAACTACCCAATGTGTCAGGTGGACGACTGTGGTGAAGATCTTTCGAATGCCAAGGACTATCACCGGCGCCATAAAGTTTGCGAGCTCCACAGCAAGTCTGCTAAAGCCCTGGTGGGGAAGCAGATGCAGAGGTTTTGCCAACAGTGTAGCAG GTTCCACCCCCTATCTGAATTTGATGAGGGAAAGAGAAGTTGTAGACGCAGGCTTGCTGGTCACAATCGTAGGAGAAGGAAAACACAAGCGGAGGACGTCAATTCGAGGCCTTTAGTCCAAGGAAATCGAGAGAGCACTGCTCATGATAATTTAGATATTGTCAACTTGTTAGCATCTTTAGCTCGCATCCAAG GGAAAACTGATGAGAGAAGCGTCAATAATATGTCGGTTCCTGACAAAGAACATATTGTGAAGATTCTTAGCAAGATGAACTCCTTGACTTTGCCGAGGGACCTTGCTGCTAGGCTTTCCACTTTCAAAAACTTGAATGGGGCAGTGGTGGGGCAAACATCTTCAAAGCATCAGGATGGATCAAACCGTGATATGTCCTCACCGTCTACTATGGACTTGCTTCAAGTGTTTTCAGCCACTCTTGGTTCATCTGCTCCAAATGCACTTTCAGCTCTATCTCAAGGAAGCAGCCAAAGCGGCGATTCTGATAGAACTAAGTTGAAAAGCCCCGACCTGTCCACTGGTGCTGTCATGCAGAGGGTTACTGTTGACTTAGCTTCAGTTGGAGCAGAGAGGAGCAGTTCCAGCTACCAATCTCCAGTCGAAGATtctgattgccaaatccaagaaACACGGCCTAATCTACCATTGCAGTTATTTAGCTCATCACCTGAGGATGACAGCCCACCGAAATTAGCGACTTCTAGGAGGTACTACTCTTCTGACAGCAGTAATCCCACTGAAGAGCGATCTCCATTGTCTTCTCCTCCGTTGGTGCAGAAGCTGTTTCCCATGCGGACCTTGAAAGAAGCTATTGAAACTGAGAAGATGTCAACCAGCACGGAGATAAATGGAAGTGTTGAGCTTACAAGGAATTGTGTTCATACGGTGCCTCTTGAGCTCTTTAGGGATTCTGATAAAGGACCTGACTGCGGCCCGTATCAAAGTTCTCCATATCAGACTGGTTATACGTCTTCATCTGGGTCCGATCATTCGCCTTCTAGCTTAACTTTGGATTCCCAG GACCGGACAGGCCGGATAATGTTTAAGCTATTTGACAAAGACCCGAGTCATTTCCCCATGGCATTGCGGTCACAG ATCTTCAGTTGGCTTTCTAACAGTCCTTTGGAAATGGAGAGCTACATAAGACCTGGTTGTGTGGTCCTTTCTATCTATCTGTCAATGTCATCTGCTGCTTGGGAGCAT CTTGAAGGAAACCTGCTCCAGCACCTTCAGAGTTTGGTTCAAAACTTAGATACCGACTTTTGGAGAAGTGGAAGATTTTTAGTGCATACAGGCAATAAGTTAGCATCACATAATGAGG GAAAACTTCACCTATGTAGATACTGGAAAACTTGTTCCCCGGAATTGGTGTCAGTATCTCCATTGGCCATCGTGGGTGGGCAAGAGACTTCACTTTTATTGCGGGGAAGGAATCTTGATAACCCCGGGACGAA GATTCATTTGACCTACAAGGGTGGATATATATCGAAAGAAGTCACTCAAGTAAGTAGTCAGGGAACCCTGGATGAAATAACTGTCGGGGCTTTCAAAATTGATGCCGGGCTGCCGAATGCTTTTAGTCGCTGTTTCATTGAG GTTGAAAATGGTTTCAAAGGCAACATTTTTCCTGTGATAGTAGCtgatgctaaaatatgcaaggaaCTGAGATTGCTAGAGTCTGAACTGGAGGAAGAGCCAAGATCAAGGGACGTCAGTCCAGAAGAGGGAAATCAAGATTCTGGTTGTCAGGGCAGCACGAGAGCTGAAATCCTGCATTTCTTAAACGAACTTGGATGGCTATTTCAAAGGAATACAAACTCTTCGATGCTTAGGGATCCTGACTCTTCTCTCCGCCGCTAcaaatatttattcattttcgcAGTCGAAAGGGACTGCTGTGCCCTGGTCAAGACGCTCCTTGATATATCAATATCAAGCTACTTAGATGGGGATGGTCAATCTAGTGAGCCTGTGGGGGCTTTGTTGGAAATTCAACTCTTGAATCGGGCAGTCAGAAGAAAGTGCAGGAAAATGGTTGACCTGCTTCTGCACTACCCTATAAGTAGCAGCAAGGACTATTGTAAAACATACATTTTCACCCCAAATATGGTGGGACCTGGTGGTATCACACCTTTACATGTGGCTGCTTGTACATCGGGCTCAGTTGATATAGTCAATGCCCTGACAAATGATCCACAAGAG ATCGGATTAAACAGCTGGAACTCCCTTCTGGATGCAAACGGGCAGTCACCGTATTCCTATGCTGTGATGAGGAATAATCTCTCTTACAATGAGCTTGTGTCCTGTAAACTTGCTGACAGGAAGAACAGTCAAATTTCTGTGATAATCGGAAATGAAATGGAGGAATCGCAGCCGTCAGTTGTGCAAGAACCTGGCCAGCGTGCCCAGTCTCAATTGAGTGCGGGGTCGTGCACGAGATGTGCGGTCGCAGCAACAAAATATGGTAGGAGATTTCCGGTCTCGCATGGGGTGCTTCATCGGCCCTATATCCATTCGATGCTT GTTGTTGCCGCTGTTTGCGTCTGTGTTTGTCTCATCTTCCGAGGTGGCCCTCAGGTTGGTAATCCTCCCTTCAATTGGGAACATTTGGGTTATGGTGCTATTTAA